A part of Colius striatus isolate bColStr4 chromosome 13, bColStr4.1.hap1, whole genome shotgun sequence genomic DNA contains:
- the LOC133626576 gene encoding uncharacterized LOC128031833 homolog, which translates to MDSLTEQRLTSPNLPAPHLEHYSVLHCTMTLDVQTVVVFAVIVVLLLVNVILMFFLGTR; encoded by the coding sequence ATGGACAGTCTTACAGAGCAGAGGTTGACTTCTCCAAATCTGCCAGCCCCACATCTTGAACACTACAGTGTTCTGCATTGCACCATGACCTTGGATGTTCAAACGGTGGTCGTTTTTGCAGTGATTGTGGTGCTATTGCTTGTGAATGTCATACTCATGTTCTTCCTGGGCACTCgttaa